The following proteins are co-located in the candidate division WOR-3 bacterium genome:
- a CDS encoding cation diffusion facilitator family transporter, whose amino-acid sequence MAPEHSHVRQGRSLIVSIALNLGFAAAELVLGIVANSLVLVADSLHDAGDAVALGLSYFGLRLSRRAPTRRRTFGYRKVRILTAFINALFLIGLTVLVARAAILRIINPEPVRSPVLIAMALAGLAVNGLAVLLLRRDRQSLNIRAVMWHMLEDFFGWAAVLVGGVVIHFTGWFVIDPILSLAVSAFVLWGAWSVFRESTSILIDSTPKDLSFDEVRSFILGFDPAIAGIHDLHIWTLGEGERAMMAHLVVPDRNLASFYPMLVRLECALQDNYRIEHVTLELECDKCKSGDRVCLE is encoded by the coding sequence ATGGCACCAGAACACAGCCACGTCCGGCAGGGACGAAGCTTAATTGTTTCAATCGCGCTCAACCTCGGTTTTGCGGCGGCCGAGCTGGTACTCGGCATCGTTGCCAACTCGCTCGTGCTCGTGGCCGACTCGCTGCACGACGCCGGCGATGCGGTGGCGCTTGGTCTTTCCTACTTTGGTCTGCGCCTGTCACGTCGTGCGCCGACCCGACGGCGGACTTTCGGATACCGGAAGGTCAGAATTCTCACCGCATTCATCAACGCCCTGTTCCTTATCGGCCTGACCGTTCTCGTTGCGCGCGCCGCAATCCTTCGCATCATTAATCCAGAGCCGGTCCGAAGCCCGGTTCTCATTGCAATGGCACTGGCCGGGTTGGCGGTCAACGGTCTAGCCGTCCTGCTCCTGCGCCGGGACCGGCAGTCCCTGAACATCCGGGCGGTGATGTGGCACATGCTTGAGGACTTCTTCGGCTGGGCCGCTGTGCTTGTCGGCGGAGTTGTCATCCACTTCACCGGCTGGTTCGTCATTGACCCGATTCTGTCGCTTGCGGTCAGTGCATTCGTACTCTGGGGTGCCTGGTCGGTGTTCCGTGAGTCAACAAGCATCCTGATTGACTCGACGCCGAAAGACCTGTCATTCGATGAGGTGAGAAGCTTCATTCTCGGATTTGACCCGGCAATTGCTGGTATCCACGACCTGCACATCTGGACTTTGGGCGAGGGTGAGCGCGCCATGATGGCGCACCTTGTTGTGCCGGACCGCAACCTGGCAAGTTTCTACCCAATGCTTGTCCGGCTCGAGTGCGCGCTCCAGGACAACTACCGGATTGAGCACGTTACGCTTGAGCTGGAGTGCGACAAGTGCAAGTCCGGTGACAGGGTTTGCCTGGAGTAG
- a CDS encoding CapA family protein codes for MYQLLAIFLFLLLTAGSTPVTSDNARQLDTTRPLPVEPEPQPVVISWVGDIHLGQSVGEMGLLKGMDYVLADVSDSLLSDSLTVGNLECSASTIGRAEKGKEYTFQAPPGLLPGLRENGIELVSLANNHALDFGKPAMLEMLDHLRSAGLLYAGAGPDIRTASAPVYVTIAGQTVAILCFSRVVPAGWQAGRTSPGIAGCLAPRLLLERIAEARDSADIVAVYVHWGKEKMSAPEDYVRLLAYRCVEAGADLVVGSHPHVLRGFEFYQGRLIAYSLGNFVFTNRDGRASMILRTAFLGDSLVSASVVPCRINMLRPELETNEAGRQDIFRHLTAISVNAVVDSSGTIRLRD; via the coding sequence ATGTACCAGTTGTTGGCGATATTCCTGTTTCTGCTGTTGACCGCGGGCAGTACCCCAGTGACGTCGGACAATGCCCGGCAGTTGGACACGACCAGACCGCTGCCGGTTGAACCTGAGCCACAGCCGGTCGTGATTTCCTGGGTCGGCGACATTCACCTTGGTCAGTCAGTGGGCGAAATGGGTCTTCTCAAGGGCATGGACTACGTGCTTGCCGACGTGAGCGACTCGCTTCTGTCCGACAGCCTGACCGTGGGCAATCTCGAATGCTCGGCCTCGACCATCGGCCGGGCCGAGAAAGGCAAGGAATACACATTCCAGGCTCCACCCGGGCTGCTGCCCGGTCTGCGCGAAAACGGCATCGAGCTCGTATCCCTTGCGAACAATCACGCGCTGGATTTTGGGAAACCGGCGATGCTTGAGATGCTCGATCACCTGCGCTCGGCTGGTCTGCTCTACGCCGGAGCCGGGCCGGACATTCGAACTGCATCAGCACCGGTGTATGTGACCATTGCCGGACAGACGGTTGCCATATTGTGTTTCAGTCGGGTCGTGCCGGCCGGCTGGCAAGCGGGCAGAACGAGTCCAGGTATTGCCGGATGCCTTGCCCCGCGTCTGCTGCTGGAGCGCATTGCCGAAGCCCGCGACAGCGCCGATATTGTTGCGGTGTACGTCCACTGGGGCAAGGAGAAGATGAGTGCGCCTGAGGATTACGTCCGGTTGCTTGCCTACCGCTGTGTCGAGGCTGGAGCCGACCTGGTCGTCGGCAGCCATCCTCATGTCCTGCGCGGGTTTGAGTTCTATCAGGGTCGGCTGATTGCCTACAGTCTGGGCAATTTTGTTTTCACGAACCGGGACGGTCGGGCAAGCATGATTCTGCGGACGGCCTTTCTTGGTGACAGCCTCGTGTCCGCTTCGGTTGTACCGTGCCGCATCAACATGCTGAGACCGGAGCTCGAAACCAATGAAGCTGGACGGCAGGACATCTTCCGGCACCTAACCGCAATCTCAGTGAACGCTGTCGTGGACAGCTCAGGAACAATCAGGCTTCGAGACTAG